The following proteins are encoded in a genomic region of Cellulomonas sp. ES6:
- a CDS encoding ABC transporter ATP-binding protein: MLGPTPTPLAVEVRGLVKRYDGRAVVDGLDLQAAPGRVTAVLGPNGAGKTTTVECCEGLRTPDGGAVRVLGLDPVADARALRPRVGVMLQDAGLPTGVPALGVLRHVAAMYADPRDVGELADRLGLHPFARTTVRRLSGGQRQRLALATAVVGRPDVVFLDEPSAGMDPQARRAVWDLVAELRADGVAVLLTTHLMDEAEALADEVAVVDHGRVIARGSVPDLLAGADGSTLTFRATPGLPVDDLGRALAAGGAAGTADAAGAGGTAGAADARRPVVRETGPGAYVVDAPADPRLLAALAAWCADRDVLLAHVDVGRRTLEDVFLDLTGRTLR, translated from the coding sequence GTGCTCGGCCCGACTCCCACCCCGCTCGCCGTCGAGGTCCGCGGGCTCGTCAAGCGGTACGACGGCCGGGCGGTCGTCGACGGCCTCGACCTGCAGGCCGCACCCGGACGGGTGACGGCCGTGCTCGGCCCGAACGGTGCCGGCAAGACCACCACCGTCGAGTGCTGCGAGGGGCTGCGCACGCCCGACGGCGGCGCGGTCCGGGTGCTGGGGCTCGATCCGGTCGCCGACGCGCGCGCCCTGCGGCCCCGCGTCGGGGTGATGCTCCAGGACGCCGGCCTGCCGACCGGCGTCCCCGCGCTCGGCGTGCTGCGGCACGTCGCCGCGATGTACGCCGACCCGCGGGACGTCGGCGAGCTCGCCGACCGCCTCGGCCTGCACCCGTTCGCCCGCACCACCGTCCGGCGGCTGTCCGGCGGGCAGCGCCAGCGGCTCGCGCTCGCGACCGCCGTCGTCGGCCGGCCCGACGTCGTGTTCCTCGACGAGCCGTCCGCCGGCATGGACCCGCAGGCCCGCCGCGCCGTGTGGGACCTCGTGGCCGAGCTGCGGGCCGACGGGGTGGCCGTCCTGCTCACCACGCACCTCATGGACGAGGCGGAGGCGCTGGCCGACGAGGTCGCCGTAGTCGACCACGGTCGGGTCATCGCCCGCGGCTCCGTCCCGGACCTCCTCGCGGGTGCCGACGGGTCGACCCTGACGTTCCGGGCCACGCCCGGGTTGCCCGTCGACGACCTCGGCCGGGCGCTGGCGGCGGGCGGCGCGGCGGGCACGGCGGACGCGGCGGGCGCGGGCGGCACGGCGGGCGCGGCGGACGCGCGCCGCCCGGTCGTGCGGGAGACGGGACCCGGCGCGTACGTCGTGGACGCCCCCGCCGACCCCCGGCTGCTCGCGGCCCTCGCCGCGTGGTGCGCCGACCGCGACGTGCTGCTCGCCCACGTGGACGTCGGGCGGCGCACGCTCGAGGACGTGTTCCTGGACCTCACCGGACGGACCCTGCGATGA
- a CDS encoding helix-turn-helix domain-containing protein, with protein MGPTTPSLPAVPPGVAPVPGEHDLEAGTRRRVLDLIAADGPVSAAELAAELSLTAAAVRRHLATLEAEGQIGVHDGRGQVGPARRGRPAKRYVVTAEGQAALSQQYSELAAQALRFVAEIGGADAVRSFAERRVHELEQRHAGALAEAGDDPARRARVLAEALADDGFAATARPVPGGHAIQLCQGHCPVQDVASEFPELCEAEAHAFSRMLGVHVQRLATLARGGHVCTTNIPITPVRRPTATDPPAGTSGPPPGRPAAPPERPDATAPAAYTEGR; from the coding sequence ATGGGTCCCACGACGCCGAGCCTCCCCGCGGTGCCGCCGGGCGTCGCACCGGTCCCGGGCGAGCACGACCTCGAGGCGGGCACGCGCCGCCGCGTGCTGGACCTCATCGCCGCCGACGGACCGGTCTCGGCCGCCGAGCTCGCCGCGGAGCTCTCGCTCACCGCGGCGGCCGTCCGCCGGCACCTCGCGACGCTCGAGGCCGAGGGCCAGATCGGGGTCCACGACGGCCGCGGCCAGGTCGGGCCCGCGCGCCGCGGCCGGCCCGCCAAGCGCTACGTCGTCACCGCGGAGGGGCAGGCGGCGCTCAGCCAGCAGTACTCCGAGCTCGCGGCGCAGGCCCTGCGGTTCGTCGCCGAGATCGGCGGCGCGGACGCGGTGCGCAGCTTCGCCGAGCGGCGGGTGCACGAGCTGGAGCAGCGGCACGCCGGCGCGCTCGCCGAGGCCGGTGACGACCCCGCCCGTCGCGCCCGGGTGCTGGCGGAGGCGCTCGCGGACGACGGCTTCGCCGCCACCGCCCGGCCCGTGCCCGGCGGCCACGCGATCCAGCTCTGCCAGGGCCACTGCCCGGTGCAGGACGTCGCCTCGGAGTTCCCCGAGCTCTGCGAGGCGGAGGCCCACGCGTTCTCCCGGATGCTCGGCGTCCACGTGCAGCGGCTCGCGACCCTCGCGCGCGGCGGTCACGTCTGCACGACCAACATCCCGATCACCCCGGTGCGGCGACCGACCGCGACCGACCCGCCCGCCGGCACCTCCGGGCCCCCGCCCGGCCGACCGGCAGCACCCCCCGAGCGACCCGACGCCACCGCCCCCGCGGCGTACACGGAAGGACGATGA
- the sufB gene encoding Fe-S cluster assembly protein SufB, protein MTTTDPGRTAEPMTQDEAIASIGAYGYGWHDPDSAGASAQRGLSEAVVRNISALKNEPEWMLKTRLKALRLFDKKPMPWWGADLSGIDFDNIKYFVRSTEKQATSWEELPEDIRNTYDRLGIPEAEKQRLVAGVAAQYESEVVYHQIQESLEAQGVIFVDTDTGLREYPELFEQYFGSVIPPGDNKFASLNTAVWSGGSFVYVPPGVHVEIPLQAYFRINTENMGQFERTLIIADEGSYVHYVEGCTAPIYQSDSLHSAVVEIIVKKNARVRYTTIQNWSNNVYNLVTKRATAAEGATMEWVDGNIGSKVTMKYPAIYLLGEHARGETLSIAFAGEGQHQDAGSKMVHAAPHTSSSIVSKSVARGGGRTSYRGLVQVLEGASHSASNVLCDALLVDQISRSDTYPYVDVREDDVSMGHEATVSRVSEDQLFYLMSRGMPETEAMAMIVRGFVEPIARELPMEYALELNRLIELQMEGAVG, encoded by the coding sequence ATGACCACGACGGACCCCGGCCGCACGGCCGAGCCGATGACCCAGGACGAGGCGATCGCCTCGATCGGTGCGTACGGCTACGGCTGGCACGACCCGGACTCCGCGGGCGCCTCCGCCCAGCGCGGCCTGTCCGAGGCGGTCGTGCGCAACATCTCCGCGCTGAAGAACGAGCCGGAGTGGATGCTCAAGACCCGCCTGAAGGCGCTGCGCCTGTTCGACAAGAAGCCGATGCCCTGGTGGGGCGCTGACCTGTCGGGCATCGACTTCGACAACATCAAGTACTTCGTGCGGTCCACGGAGAAGCAGGCGACCTCCTGGGAGGAGCTGCCCGAGGACATCCGGAACACCTACGACCGGCTCGGCATCCCGGAGGCGGAGAAGCAGCGCCTCGTCGCGGGCGTCGCCGCGCAGTACGAGTCCGAGGTCGTCTACCACCAGATCCAGGAGTCGCTCGAGGCGCAGGGCGTCATCTTCGTCGACACCGACACCGGCCTGCGCGAGTACCCCGAGCTGTTCGAGCAGTACTTCGGCTCGGTCATCCCGCCGGGGGACAACAAGTTCGCCTCGCTCAACACCGCCGTGTGGTCGGGCGGCTCGTTCGTGTACGTCCCGCCGGGCGTGCACGTCGAGATCCCGCTGCAGGCGTACTTCCGGATCAACACCGAGAACATGGGCCAGTTCGAGCGGACGCTGATCATCGCGGACGAGGGCTCGTACGTGCACTACGTCGAGGGCTGCACCGCGCCGATCTACCAGTCGGACTCGCTGCACTCCGCGGTGGTCGAGATCATCGTGAAGAAGAACGCCCGCGTGCGGTACACGACGATCCAGAACTGGTCGAACAACGTCTACAACCTCGTGACGAAGCGGGCGACCGCGGCCGAGGGCGCGACGATGGAGTGGGTCGACGGCAACATCGGCTCCAAGGTCACCATGAAGTACCCGGCGATCTACCTGCTGGGCGAGCACGCCCGCGGCGAGACGCTGTCCATCGCCTTCGCGGGCGAGGGCCAGCACCAGGACGCCGGCTCGAAGATGGTGCACGCCGCGCCGCACACGTCGTCCTCGATCGTGTCGAAGTCGGTGGCGCGCGGCGGTGGCCGCACGTCGTACCGCGGCCTCGTGCAGGTGCTCGAGGGCGCCTCGCACTCGGCGTCGAACGTGCTGTGCGACGCCCTGCTGGTCGACCAGATCTCCCGGTCGGACACCTACCCGTACGTCGACGTCCGCGAGGACGACGTGTCGATGGGCCACGAGGCCACGGTGTCCCGCGTCAGCGAGGACCAGCTGTTCTACCTGATGTCCCGCGGCATGCCCGAGACGGAGGCCATGGCGATGATCGTGCGCGGGTTCGTGGAGCCCATCGCGCGCGAGCTCCCCATGGAGTACGCCCTCGAGCTGAACCGCCTGATCGAGCTGCAGATGGAAGGGGCCGTCGGCTGA
- the sufD gene encoding Fe-S cluster assembly protein SufD — protein MSTTAEQGLSTDHSRATADEAHSHGVGTVPEASRAARPTSFEVADFAVPTGREEEWRFSPVDRLAPLFAPETGTLTGHGVLTTVVDAPEVEVEIVDRGDARLGRAGQPGDRAAAVAWASFPRATVVTIPREAVASTVTSVRVEGVEGQLEPTASHLLVHAEPMSQATVVIDHVGSALLTETVEVVAEDGAHLTVVSVQDWAEGSVHNAAHRVRLGRDATVKHIVVTLGGDVVRITPDAEFAGEGGSVEMLGVYFADAGQHQEQRLFVDHAVPSCTSRVTYKGALQGEGAHTVWVGDVLIRKEAEGTDTYELNRNLVLTDGARADSVPNLEIETGLIEGAGHASATGRFDDEQLFYLRARGIPETDARRLVVRGFFAELIGQIGVPEVEERLIAAIEAELARSMTEFAPATAAGAPAVAAPAGGDHASAVTPQTDGARAILVEPASVTSRDEPA, from the coding sequence ATGTCGACCACCGCAGAGCAGGGTCTGTCGACCGACCACTCCCGGGCGACCGCCGACGAGGCGCACAGCCACGGCGTCGGCACCGTCCCGGAGGCGTCCCGCGCCGCGCGCCCGACCTCGTTCGAGGTCGCGGACTTCGCCGTGCCGACGGGCCGCGAGGAGGAGTGGCGGTTCTCGCCCGTGGACCGGCTGGCGCCGCTGTTCGCACCGGAGACCGGCACGCTGACCGGGCACGGCGTCCTGACCACGGTCGTGGACGCGCCCGAGGTCGAGGTCGAGATCGTCGACCGCGGCGACGCGCGCCTGGGTCGCGCCGGGCAGCCGGGGGACCGGGCCGCGGCCGTCGCGTGGGCGTCGTTCCCGCGCGCCACGGTCGTCACGATCCCGCGCGAGGCCGTCGCGTCGACGGTCACCTCGGTGCGCGTCGAGGGCGTCGAGGGCCAGCTCGAGCCGACCGCGTCGCACCTGCTGGTGCACGCCGAGCCGATGTCGCAGGCCACGGTCGTCATCGACCACGTCGGGTCGGCGCTGCTGACCGAGACGGTCGAGGTCGTGGCCGAGGACGGCGCCCACCTGACGGTCGTGTCGGTGCAGGACTGGGCCGAGGGCTCGGTGCACAACGCCGCCCACCGGGTGCGCCTGGGACGGGACGCCACCGTCAAGCACATCGTCGTGACGCTCGGCGGCGACGTCGTGCGCATCACGCCGGACGCCGAGTTCGCCGGCGAGGGCGGCTCGGTCGAGATGCTCGGCGTGTACTTCGCGGACGCCGGCCAGCACCAGGAGCAGCGGCTGTTCGTCGACCACGCCGTGCCGTCCTGCACCAGCCGCGTCACCTACAAGGGCGCGCTGCAGGGCGAGGGCGCGCACACCGTGTGGGTCGGCGACGTGCTGATCCGCAAGGAGGCCGAGGGCACCGACACCTACGAGCTCAACCGCAACCTCGTCCTCACGGACGGCGCGCGCGCGGACTCGGTGCCGAACCTCGAGATCGAGACCGGCCTCATCGAGGGCGCCGGCCACGCGTCGGCCACCGGCCGGTTCGACGACGAGCAGCTGTTCTACCTGCGCGCCCGTGGCATCCCGGAGACCGACGCCCGCCGCCTGGTGGTGCGCGGGTTCTTCGCGGAGCTGATCGGCCAGATCGGCGTCCCCGAGGTCGAGGAGCGGCTCATCGCGGCGATCGAGGCCGAGCTGGCCCGGTCGATGACGGAGTTCGCCCCGGCGACCGCTGCGGGTGCACCGGCCGTCGCCGCGCCCGCCGGCGGTGACCACGCGTCCGCCGTCACGCCGCAGACCGACGGCGCCCGCGCGATCCTCGTCGAGCCCGCCTCGGTCACCAGCCGGGACGAGCCCGCATGA
- a CDS encoding non-heme iron oxygenase ferredoxin subunit, with the protein MTAQLACMTSDVPEAGALRVELEGESGVVEVAVVRDEDGALHAISDICSHGAVSLSDGEVEGCTVECWLHGSRFDLRTGEPLGPPAVRPVPVYPLTVDGERVLVDVDGAA; encoded by the coding sequence GTGACCGCCCAGCTCGCCTGCATGACCTCCGACGTCCCCGAGGCCGGCGCCCTGCGCGTCGAGCTCGAGGGGGAGTCGGGCGTCGTCGAGGTCGCGGTCGTCCGCGACGAGGACGGCGCGCTGCACGCCATCAGCGACATCTGCTCGCACGGCGCCGTGTCGCTGTCCGACGGGGAGGTCGAGGGCTGCACCGTGGAGTGCTGGCTGCACGGGTCGCGGTTCGACCTGCGCACCGGCGAGCCGCTGGGCCCCCCGGCCGTCCGCCCCGTCCCCGTCTACCCCCTGACCGTCGACGGCGAGCGCGTGCTCGTCGACGTCGACGGCGCCGCCTGA
- the sufC gene encoding Fe-S cluster assembly ATPase SufC, which translates to MSTLEIRDLHVSVETKEGPKPILRGVDLTINSGETHAIMGPNGSGKSTLAYSLAGHPKYTITSGSVTLDGEDVLAMSVDERARAGMFLAMQYPVEVPGVSVSNFLRTAKTAVDGEAPALRTWVKDVNSAMERLRMDATFAERSVNEGFSGGEKKRHEILQMELLKPRFAILDETDSGLDVDALRIVSEGVNRVRETTEVGVLLITHYTRILRYITPDFVHVFVDGRVAEEGGPELAERLENEGYDRFLTGAAAGA; encoded by the coding sequence ATGTCCACCCTGGAGATCCGCGACCTGCACGTCAGCGTCGAGACCAAGGAGGGTCCGAAGCCGATCCTGCGCGGCGTCGACCTGACCATCAACAGCGGCGAGACCCACGCGATCATGGGCCCCAACGGCTCCGGCAAGTCGACGCTGGCGTACTCGCTGGCCGGGCACCCCAAGTACACGATCACCTCGGGCTCCGTGACGCTCGACGGCGAGGACGTCCTCGCGATGTCCGTCGACGAGCGGGCGCGCGCCGGCATGTTCCTGGCGATGCAGTACCCCGTCGAGGTGCCGGGCGTGTCGGTGTCGAACTTCCTGCGCACCGCGAAGACCGCGGTCGACGGCGAGGCACCGGCCCTGCGGACGTGGGTCAAGGACGTCAACAGCGCCATGGAGCGCCTGCGCATGGACGCCACCTTCGCGGAGCGGTCCGTCAACGAGGGCTTCTCCGGCGGTGAGAAGAAGCGCCACGAGATCCTGCAGATGGAGCTCCTCAAGCCGCGGTTCGCGATCCTCGACGAGACGGACTCCGGCCTGGACGTCGACGCGCTGCGCATCGTCTCGGAGGGCGTGAACCGCGTCCGCGAGACCACCGAGGTGGGCGTGCTGCTCATCACCCACTACACGCGCATCCTGCGCTACATCACGCCGGACTTCGTGCACGTGTTCGTGGACGGCCGCGTGGCCGAGGAGGGCGGGCCGGAGCTCGCCGAGCGCCTGGAGAACGAGGGCTACGACCGGTTCCTCACCGGCGCGGCCGCCGGCGCCTGA
- a CDS encoding SufS family cysteine desulfurase, with protein sequence MTDTLDAAQGATPEEGRTLGATELAAVRADFPLLARTVRGGRPLVYLDSGATSQKPEVVLDAEQDFYAQRNAAVHRGAHQLAEEATEAFETARTQVASFVGVHDDELVWTSNATAGLNLVAYAMSNATLGRGGDAARRFALAPGDEIVVTEAEHHANLVPWQELAARTGATLRWLGVDDSGRIRVDELGTVVTERTKVLAFTHASNVTGAITPVAPFVARAREVGALTVLDACQSVPHLPVDLAALGVDFAAFSGHKMLGPTGVGALYGRRELLEAMPPVTTGGSMVEVVTMEATTYAPPPRRFEAGTQMVSQAVGMGAAATYLAELGMDAVAAHERHLAGLLLDAVASVPGVRVIGPTENVDRLATVSFVVDGVHAHDVGQVLDDAGVAVRVGHHCAQPLHRRFGVAATARASAAVYTTDEEIAVFREALAGVRAFFGLESTPTTPASEDGTR encoded by the coding sequence ATGACGGACACGCTGGACGCGGCCCAGGGCGCGACGCCCGAGGAGGGCCGGACGCTCGGCGCCACCGAGCTGGCGGCGGTGCGCGCGGACTTCCCGCTGCTGGCTCGGACCGTCCGCGGCGGCCGCCCGCTCGTCTACCTCGACTCCGGTGCGACCTCGCAGAAGCCCGAGGTGGTGCTCGACGCCGAGCAGGACTTCTACGCGCAGCGCAACGCCGCCGTGCACCGCGGGGCGCACCAGCTCGCGGAGGAGGCGACGGAGGCGTTCGAGACCGCGCGGACGCAGGTCGCGTCGTTCGTGGGCGTCCACGACGACGAGCTGGTGTGGACGTCGAACGCGACCGCGGGCCTCAACCTCGTCGCGTACGCGATGTCGAACGCGACGCTCGGCCGGGGCGGGGACGCCGCGCGCCGGTTCGCCCTCGCGCCCGGCGACGAGATCGTCGTCACCGAGGCCGAGCACCACGCGAACCTCGTCCCGTGGCAGGAGCTCGCCGCCCGCACCGGCGCCACGCTGCGCTGGCTCGGCGTCGACGACTCCGGGCGGATCCGGGTGGACGAGCTCGGCACGGTCGTCACGGAGCGCACCAAGGTGCTGGCGTTCACGCACGCCTCCAACGTGACCGGCGCGATCACCCCGGTCGCGCCGTTCGTCGCGCGGGCCCGGGAGGTCGGGGCGCTCACGGTGCTCGACGCCTGCCAGAGCGTGCCGCACCTGCCGGTGGACCTGGCCGCGCTCGGCGTGGACTTCGCCGCGTTCTCCGGGCACAAGATGCTCGGGCCCACCGGCGTCGGCGCGCTGTACGGCCGGCGCGAGCTGCTCGAGGCGATGCCGCCCGTCACCACCGGCGGGTCGATGGTCGAGGTCGTCACGATGGAGGCCACCACCTACGCCCCGCCGCCGCGCCGGTTCGAGGCCGGCACCCAGATGGTGTCCCAGGCCGTCGGCATGGGCGCCGCCGCGACCTACCTGGCCGAGCTCGGCATGGACGCCGTCGCCGCGCACGAGCGTCACCTGGCCGGTCTGCTGCTCGACGCGGTCGCGTCCGTCCCCGGCGTGCGGGTGATCGGGCCGACCGAGAACGTCGACCGCCTCGCCACGGTGTCCTTCGTCGTCGACGGCGTCCACGCGCACGACGTCGGCCAGGTGCTCGACGACGCCGGCGTGGCCGTCCGCGTCGGGCACCACTGCGCGCAGCCGCTGCACCGGCGGTTCGGCGTCGCCGCGACCGCCCGCGCGTCGGCGGCGGTCTACACCACCGACGAGGAGATCGCGGTGTTCCGGGAAGCACTCGCGGGGGTCCGGGCGTTCTTCGGACTGGAGAGCACCCCGACGACCCCCGCGAGCGAGGACGGCACCCGATGA
- the sufU gene encoding Fe-S cluster assembly sulfur transfer protein SufU has translation MSTGMEQLYQQLILDHAKHPAHRGAQDAYDVEVHHVNPTCGDEVTLRVRLDAGDSGGGPVIGELTWTGQGCSISQASASVMSQAVSGRSVTDALALSADFRELMDSRGVLPEKFEGDALDESLEDAVAFVGVARYPARIKCALLGWAAMKDAVAQAAAATTNTTQEEGR, from the coding sequence ATGAGCACCGGCATGGAGCAGCTGTACCAGCAGCTGATCCTCGACCACGCGAAGCACCCCGCCCACCGCGGCGCGCAGGACGCGTACGACGTCGAGGTCCACCACGTGAACCCCACGTGCGGCGACGAGGTCACGCTGCGGGTGCGGCTCGACGCGGGGGACTCCGGCGGCGGCCCGGTGATCGGGGAGCTGACCTGGACCGGGCAGGGCTGCTCGATCTCCCAGGCGTCCGCCTCGGTGATGTCGCAGGCCGTCTCCGGGCGCTCCGTGACGGACGCGCTCGCCCTGTCCGCGGACTTCCGCGAGCTCATGGACTCCCGCGGCGTGCTGCCGGAGAAGTTCGAGGGCGACGCGCTCGACGAGTCGCTGGAGGACGCCGTCGCGTTCGTCGGCGTCGCGCGCTACCCCGCCCGCATCAAGTGCGCCCTGCTCGGCTGGGCCGCGATGAAGGACGCCGTGGCGCAGGCCGCCGCGGCGACGACCAACACCACGCAGGAGGAGGGCCGATGA
- a CDS encoding metal-sulfur cluster assembly factor yields the protein MSDTTVSGQPDQAPANAADVEEALRDVIDPELGINVVDLGLVYGIALEPNRHVTIDMTLTSAACPLTDVIEDQAGSSLEGLVDSFRINWVWMPPWGPERITDDGRAQMRALGFNI from the coding sequence ATGAGCGACACCACCGTCTCGGGCCAGCCGGACCAGGCACCCGCGAACGCCGCCGACGTCGAGGAGGCGCTGCGCGACGTCATCGACCCCGAGCTCGGCATCAACGTGGTCGACCTCGGCCTCGTCTACGGCATCGCGCTGGAGCCGAACCGGCACGTCACGATCGACATGACCCTGACCTCGGCGGCCTGCCCGCTGACGGACGTGATCGAGGACCAGGCGGGCTCGTCGCTCGAGGGGCTCGTCGACTCGTTCCGCATCAACTGGGTGTGGATGCCGCCGTGGGGGCCGGAGCGCATCACCGACGACGGGCGCGCGCAGATGCGGGCGCTGGGGTTCAACATCTGA
- a CDS encoding neutral zinc metallopeptidase, with amino-acid sequence MTFQGGGRFEGGRVESRRGGRGRGVAVGGGIGGLVLVALVVLLGGDPSQLLQGSTDGGGEQVSQVGDCSAEQANSDRACRLSATVQSLDAYWEKALPAAGVQASAEQVQPGVVEFEQATDTGCGAASASTGPFYCPPDRTIYLDLTFYDLLASRYGASGGPLAEMYVVAHEYGHHVQNLTGVFDRTDRSGTGDDSDSVRVELQADCYAGLWAGHAATTVDPDTGVTFLEPVTRGQLADALSAAAAVGDDHIQQQSGGGVDPDTWTHGSSEQRQRWFTTGYEQGTLAACDTFAVAEP; translated from the coding sequence ATGACGTTCCAGGGTGGCGGCCGGTTCGAGGGCGGGCGCGTCGAGTCCCGCCGGGGTGGTCGCGGGCGCGGCGTCGCGGTGGGCGGCGGCATCGGCGGCCTGGTGCTCGTGGCCCTGGTCGTGCTGCTGGGCGGGGACCCGTCGCAGCTCCTGCAGGGCTCGACGGACGGCGGCGGCGAGCAGGTGTCGCAGGTCGGCGACTGCTCGGCCGAGCAGGCCAACAGCGACCGCGCGTGCCGGCTGTCGGCCACCGTGCAGTCGCTGGACGCGTACTGGGAGAAGGCGCTGCCGGCCGCCGGCGTGCAGGCGTCGGCGGAGCAGGTGCAGCCGGGCGTCGTGGAGTTCGAGCAGGCGACGGACACCGGCTGCGGCGCGGCGTCCGCGAGCACCGGACCGTTCTACTGCCCGCCGGACCGCACGATCTACCTGGACCTGACGTTCTACGACCTGCTCGCGTCGCGGTACGGCGCCTCGGGCGGCCCGCTCGCGGAGATGTACGTGGTGGCGCACGAGTACGGGCACCACGTCCAGAACCTCACCGGCGTGTTCGACCGGACGGACCGCTCCGGCACCGGGGACGACTCCGACTCGGTGCGCGTCGAGCTGCAGGCCGACTGCTACGCGGGGCTGTGGGCCGGGCACGCGGCGACGACGGTCGACCCGGACACCGGCGTGACGTTCCTGGAGCCGGTGACGCGCGGGCAGCTCGCCGACGCGCTGTCCGCCGCGGCGGCCGTCGGGGACGACCACATCCAGCAGCAGTCCGGCGGCGGCGTGGACCCGGACACCTGGACGCACGGGTCGAGCGAGCAGCGGCAGCGCTGGTTCACGACCGGCTACGAGCAGGGCACCCTCGCGGCGTGCGACACGTTCGCGGTGGCGGAGCCGTAG
- a CDS encoding energy-coupling factor transporter transmembrane component T, with translation MTLLGAHRTARTPLDRAPAGAKLAGLAVLGVAVVVTGGVVPSLALLVLTVALAAVAALPPGPTLRGMLPVLVTAALAGGYQAWARGWGPAVEVVADLLTLVLAAAVVTATTPADRLLDGLTRAVRPLRRVGVRPDVVALAVALVLRTVPEIARTVHEVRDAARARGAERDPRVWLTPAVLRVLGRARDLGEALAARGIVD, from the coding sequence GTGACGCTGCTCGGCGCGCACCGGACCGCGCGCACGCCGCTCGACCGGGCTCCCGCGGGCGCGAAGCTCGCGGGGCTCGCCGTGCTGGGCGTCGCGGTGGTGGTGACCGGCGGCGTCGTGCCCTCGCTCGCCCTGCTGGTGCTGACGGTCGCCCTCGCGGCGGTGGCCGCCCTGCCGCCGGGCCCGACGCTGCGCGGGATGCTGCCGGTCCTCGTCACGGCCGCGCTGGCGGGCGGCTACCAGGCCTGGGCCCGTGGCTGGGGTCCGGCCGTCGAGGTGGTGGCGGACCTGCTCACGCTGGTGCTCGCCGCCGCCGTCGTCACGGCCACGACCCCCGCCGACCGGCTGCTCGACGGCCTCACGCGCGCGGTGCGCCCGCTGCGGCGGGTGGGCGTCCGCCCCGACGTCGTCGCGCTCGCCGTCGCGCTGGTGCTGCGGACCGTGCCGGAGATCGCCCGCACGGTGCACGAGGTGCGCGACGCGGCCCGGGCGCGGGGCGCCGAGAGGGACCCGCGGGTGTGGCTGACGCCGGCCGTCCTGCGGGTGCTCGGGCGGGCGCGCGACCTCGGCGAGGCGCTGGCCGCCCGCGGGATCGTCGACTGA
- a CDS encoding biotin transporter BioY, with translation MSEQHRPEQHRPEHDPTARPATSADSRRAEPRSPGAPAFGAAATAASPAPVARASVATDLALVATFAAFVAVCAVLPAIPTGGAVPITLQTFGVVLTGLVLGPRRGFLALLLYVAVGLAGLPVFAGATGGLGVLAGPSAGYLLAFPAAAAVAGALGLLARRVAPRWRVPALFGAAAAATLLTVHPLGIAVMGWRLGLSPSEAITAGAVFLPGDAIKNLLAAVVAAAALRAFPDLLRGR, from the coding sequence ATGTCCGAGCAGCACCGCCCCGAGCAGCACCGCCCCGAGCACGACCCGACGGCACGACCCGCCACGTCCGCGGACTCCCGGCGCGCCGAACCCCGCTCGCCGGGCGCCCCGGCGTTCGGCGCCGCCGCGACGGCCGCGTCCCCCGCTCCCGTGGCCCGCGCGTCCGTCGCGACCGACCTCGCCCTGGTGGCGACGTTCGCCGCGTTCGTCGCGGTGTGCGCGGTGCTGCCGGCCATCCCGACGGGCGGCGCCGTGCCGATCACGCTGCAGACGTTCGGCGTGGTGCTGACCGGGCTGGTGCTGGGGCCGCGCCGCGGCTTCCTCGCGCTGCTGCTGTACGTCGCGGTCGGGCTCGCGGGGCTGCCGGTGTTCGCCGGGGCGACCGGCGGGCTGGGCGTGCTGGCGGGGCCGTCGGCCGGGTACCTGCTCGCGTTCCCCGCGGCGGCCGCCGTCGCCGGCGCGCTCGGACTGCTGGCGCGCCGGGTCGCTCCGCGCTGGCGCGTCCCCGCGCTGTTCGGTGCCGCCGCGGCGGCCACGCTGCTGACGGTCCACCCGCTGGGCATCGCCGTCATGGGCTGGCGGCTCGGGCTGTCGCCGTCGGAGGCGATCACCGCGGGCGCCGTGTTCCTGCCGGGCGACGCGATCAAGAACCTCCTCGCCGCCGTCGTCGCGGCCGCCGCGCTCCGCGCGTTCCCCGACCTGCTGCGCGGCCGGTGA